From a single SAR324 cluster bacterium genomic region:
- a CDS encoding integrase — protein RDTVASMMLSNGATLAEVAYQLGHAPGSPMTRRYAKFIPAAQQSIANKAQQAMNSLLETGS, from the coding sequence CGAGATACAGTTGCTTCAATGATGTTATCTAATGGAGCGACGCTGGCTGAGGTAGCCTATCAATTAGGACATGCCCCTGGCTCACCGATGACCCGCCGATATGCCAAGTTTATCCCTGCTGCCCAGCAGAGCATTGCTAACAAGGCTCAGCAAGCGATGAATTCTCTGCTGGAGACAGGCAGCTAA